A DNA window from Merismopedia glauca CCAP 1448/3 contains the following coding sequences:
- a CDS encoding phycobiliprotein lyase, with translation MRLELSQATAESLIEVFFQKSVGQWRSQRRYYTLPNGDAKEIVSDISIRFLPLGSPELVELAQMHSLDPEVNLVCGSEVIWHSTESVTGKKQSQGSTIFGALEDVLYRDRGFATPKPVTAHYYFTNPETLCLRTEYSGSVFEEELKLIGNNYRTRQTIISRAGEQQMIGQYLEKRV, from the coding sequence CTACAGCAGAATCTCTGATCGAAGTCTTTTTCCAAAAGTCAGTTGGTCAATGGCGATCACAAAGACGCTATTACACCTTACCCAATGGAGATGCCAAAGAAATCGTCAGCGATATTAGTATCCGATTTCTCCCCCTTGGTAGCCCTGAATTGGTGGAATTAGCTCAAATGCATAGTTTAGATCCTGAAGTGAATCTAGTGTGCGGCTCTGAAGTGATTTGGCATAGTACAGAATCAGTTACAGGCAAAAAGCAGTCTCAAGGATCTACTATATTTGGGGCATTGGAAGACGTTTTGTATCGCGATCGAGGGTTTGCTACCCCAAAACCTGTCACGGCACACTACTATTTTACCAACCCCGAAACCTTGTGTTTGCGGACAGAGTACAGTGGTTCTGTGTTTGAGGAAGAGTTGAAACTAATTGGGAACAACTACCGTACCAGGCAAACCATTATTTCTCGTGCTGGCGAACAGCAAATGATCGGGCAATATCTGGAAAAACGAGTCTAA